Part of the Halococcus sediminicola genome, TCCCGAATACGCACGCGTTTTTAACGGATGCGAATGCCGGTAGCCACTTTCGGCCCCATCCGCGGCCATGTTTTCGATTCGCGTCTCTCTATAGTTCGACAGAGGAGTCAGTCTTCGTTATCGGTCTCAGGGCGGACATCGTCATCAGTTCCGGCTGGCCCGGCTGCCTCGGATGGTTCCGCTGCTGACAGAGATTCGTTGTTCTCCTCGGTGATTGAGCCAGTAGAGCCGCTTGCATCGGAGGATGCAGCTGCAGCGTCCTTACTCTCGCCTCGTTCCTTGTCGGGCGCAATTCCGTGTTCTTCCTCTCTGTGTTCGGTTAACTGGTCTTTTTCCTCGAACTCCTCGTCACAACGTTGGCACGAAAACACCGTTCGTTGAGATTCACTTGTCATCGCCACCTGTTCCATCTCTGGCGACTAAAGCGTTCTACTGGCGTCTGCAACTCTTCGATTTCTCCCTCTGAACGAAGTTCGACCTCTTCGAGGTTGAACAAGTGGATCAAAACAGTCAGCCGAGGACTGACGGGTTTCGGGCGTACTATCCGCTTGAGGAAGACGACGCATTCGAGCGCGAATACGTCGTCCACGGAGACGGTGAATACGTTAACGGAGAGGTCTACGTCAACATCTGCGAGAGCCACGGTCGCACCAGCGAACCGTGGCTCTCACCCTATCGAGGCGTCTCAAAGGACAAGCTCACTTGGTATCTTCGGGTGTTTCAACTCCGCAGAGAGCTATTCACTCAACCCGGTCGAAAAGCGCTCAAACACGCTGTTCGAGCCGCTCTCTGGGATCAACAATGTGCTACAAAGCGATCAGGAACAGAGCAAGCACAACTTTGAGTGTGCTTCGCATCGTCCCTTTCATTATGTCTAATCAAGACGATACTCGTGAACAGGGCATTGAGTTCGGTGAGTTAGAGGAGACTATGGGATCGCTTGATTACCCCATCGAACACAACGAGCTCGTTGAACAACACGGGGATATTGAACTTGAGGCCCCCGGAGGCAGTTCGACTCTCGCGGAGATACTCGAACCGTTACAGGATCAGGAGCAGACCTACCACGATGCGAGCGAACTTGAGACTATGATTAAGAATATGGTCAGCGAGGATGCTATCGGTCGTGAGGGATATTCAGATCGAGGCACCTCGCCAGATCAGGACGACCAAGAATCGCTCTAACTGCGACAAGCCTCCACTGGGCTTAGTGAAGCTTTCGTAGCCGGCGGGC contains:
- a CDS encoding DUF5789 family protein, which codes for MSNQDDTREQGIEFGELEETMGSLDYPIEHNELVEQHGDIELEAPGGSSTLAEILEPLQDQEQTYHDASELETMIKNMVSEDAIGREGYSDRGTSPDQDDQESL